GTCACCCACGACGACGAGTGCCGCGAAGCCGAAGCGCTTGCCGCCCTTCACCGTCTTCGAGACGCGGTTGATGTGAACCAGCTTCTCGATCAGCTCTTCGCCGCCGTCGTCAGCGCCACCGGGGCCACCACGGCCACGATTGTCGCGACCGCCGCGATTGTCGCGACCGCCACGGTTGTTGCCGCCGCCCGGAGGGCCGCCGCGACCACGGCCGCCACGCGGACCACGGTTCTGATTCGGACTCTGCGGCGCCTCGGCGGTGCCGGCCTCAGCCGGAGCGCCTTCCTGCGACTGGATATCGTTGGTGTCGGCCATTCTTAAAACTCCAATCCGGCTTCACGCGCGGCAGTCGCCAGCGCCTTGACGCGACCGTGGAACAGGAAGCCGCCGCGATCGAACACGACCTGCGTCACGCCAGCGGCCTTCGCCGCCTCGGCGAGCCGCGTGCCGACCGCCGTCGCCGCGTCGATGTTGGCGCCGGACGTGCCGCGCACGTCCTTCTCCAATGTCGAGGCCGAAGCGATGGTGCGGCCTGCCGCATCGTCGATCACCTGAGCGTAGATGTGCTTGCCCGAGCGATGCACCGAAAGGCGCGGCCGGCCTCCGCTGCGCGCACGAAGCGAGGAACGGTTGCGGCGGCGCCGCTTCTCGAAGAGAGACATACCCTTGGTCGACATTACTTCTTTTTCCCTTCCTTGCGGAAGATGAACTCGCCGTCGTACTTGATGCCCTTGCCCTTGTACGGCTCGGGCTTACGCCAGCGACGGACCTCTGCGGCGAGCTGGCCGACCTTCTGCTTGTCGGCACCCGAAATCTCGACCGTCGTGTTGTCGGGGGTCTTGACCTCAAGACCTTCCGGCACGTCGATGTTGACGTCGTGGCTGTAGCCGAGCTTCAGGTTGAGCACCTTGCCCTGCGCGGCGGCGCGGTAGCCCACGCCGTTGATCAGCAGCTTCTTGGTGAAGCCCGTCGTCACGCCGGTGACGAGGTTCTGAACCATCGTGCGCTGCATGCCCCAGAAAGCACGCGCCGCCTTGCTGGCGTTGGCCGGCTGCACCGAGATGCCGCCGTCCTCGAGCGTGTAGGTGATCTCTTCACGAAGCGCGAGGTGGAGGGTGCCCTTCGGTCCCTTCACGTTGAGCTTGCCGCCGTCGATCGTCGCGGTGACACCGCTTGGGATCGCGACCGGCTTCTTACCGATGCGGCTCATCAGAATACCTCCGCCAGCACTTCGCCACCGACGTTCTGCTCACGCGCTTCCGCGTCAGACAGAACACCCTTCGGCGTCGAAACGATCGTGATGCCAAGGCCGTTCATGACCCGCGGCAGTTCGGTCGAACCCGAATAGACGCGGCGGCCCGGCTTGGAGACGCGCGCGACATGCTTGATCGCGGGCTGACCCTCGAAATATTTCAGCTCGATGCGGATGCCGGCTGCAGGGCCCATCTGCTCTTCGCTGTAGCCACGGATGTAGCCTTCGCGCTGGAGCACGTCGAGCACGCGGACACGCAGCTTGGAGCCCGGCGTCAGAACCGAGTCCTTGCGCGCGCGCTGGCCGTTGCGGATGCGGGTGAGCATATCACCCAGGGGATCGGTCAATGCCATCTCGTGATCCTTACCAGCTCGACTTCGTGACGCCCGGGATCATGCCCTTGTTGGCCAGATCGCGAAGCTGCACGCGGCAGAGGCGGAACTTGCGGTAGTAAGCGCGGGGACGACCCGTCAGCTCGCACCGGTTGCGAATGCGCGTCGGATTGCCGTTGCGCGGAATCTCGGCCATCTTCAGGCGCGCGATCATGCGCTCGCCATCATCGAGCGTCGTGTCGGCGGCGATCGCCTTCAGCTTCGAATAGCGGCCGGCGTACTTCTTCACGAGCAGCTTGCGACGCTCGTTCTTGTTGATCGAACTCAGCTTTGCCATCTTATGCCGCCTTCTTTTCTGCGTCGGCTTCAATCGGGAACGGGAAACCGAACAGGCGAAGCAGCTCGCGCGCCTCGTCGTCGGTTTTCGCGGTCGTCGCGACGATCACGTCCATGCCACGGATCTGATCGACCTGGTCGTAGCTGATTTCCGGGAAGATCAACTGCTCCTTCAGGCCGCAGGCATAGTTGCCGCGTCCGTCGAAGCTCTTGTCGTTCAGTCCGCGGAAATCGCGGACGCGCGGCAGCGCGATCGTGATGAAGCGATCGAGGAATTCGTACATGCGCTCGCGACGCAGCGTGACCTTCACGCCGATCGGCATGCCTTCACGCAGCTTGAACTGCGCGATCGACTTCTTCGCCTTGGTGACGACGGGCTTCTGGCCAGCGATCAGCTCCATTTCGGTAGCCGCCTTGTCGACCTTCTTCTTGTCCTGCGTCGCTTCGCCAACGCCCATGTTCAGGACGATCTTGTCGATGCGCGGAACTTCCATCGCGTTCTTGTAAC
This genomic stretch from Sphingomonas panacis harbors:
- the rplR gene encoding 50S ribosomal protein L18, producing MSTKGMSLFEKRRRRNRSSLRARSGGRPRLSVHRSGKHIYAQVIDDAAGRTIASASTLEKDVRGTSGANIDAATAVGTRLAEAAKAAGVTQVVFDRGGFLFHGRVKALATAAREAGLEF
- the rplF gene encoding 50S ribosomal protein L6 gives rise to the protein MSRIGKKPVAIPSGVTATIDGGKLNVKGPKGTLHLALREEITYTLEDGGISVQPANASKAARAFWGMQRTMVQNLVTGVTTGFTKKLLINGVGYRAAAQGKVLNLKLGYSHDVNIDVPEGLEVKTPDNTTVEISGADKQKVGQLAAEVRRWRKPEPYKGKGIKYDGEFIFRKEGKKK
- the rpsH gene encoding 30S ribosomal protein S8, which encodes MALTDPLGDMLTRIRNGQRARKDSVLTPGSKLRVRVLDVLQREGYIRGYSEEQMGPAAGIRIELKYFEGQPAIKHVARVSKPGRRVYSGSTELPRVMNGLGITIVSTPKGVLSDAEAREQNVGGEVLAEVF
- the rpsN gene encoding 30S ribosomal protein S14, encoding MAKLSSINKNERRKLLVKKYAGRYSKLKAIAADTTLDDGERMIARLKMAEIPRNGNPTRIRNRCELTGRPRAYYRKFRLCRVQLRDLANKGMIPGVTKSSW
- the rplE gene encoding 50S ribosomal protein L5, encoding MADAYKPRMKGLYDEKIVKAMTEKFGYKNAMEVPRIDKIVLNMGVGEATQDKKKVDKAATEMELIAGQKPVVTKAKKSIAQFKLREGMPIGVKVTLRRERMYEFLDRFITIALPRVRDFRGLNDKSFDGRGNYACGLKEQLIFPEISYDQVDQIRGMDVIVATTAKTDDEARELLRLFGFPFPIEADAEKKAA